The genome window CCGCCTGGGTGTCGCGCTTTGGGCGCCTATATTCGGCCTGGGCCGCGGGGGCGGTGACCAGTCTGGCGTTGCTGCAACTCGTGTGGCAACTGCCTGCGGTCTTCGCCGGCGAGACCCTCATCGAACGCTGGACCTGGATCCCCAGTGCAGGCTTGGACCTGGTGTTCCGCATCGATGGTCTGGGTCTGCTATTTGCCTTATTGATCTTGTGTATTGGTCTGCTGGTAATTTTTTATGCACGCTACTATCTGTCGGCGCGGGACTGCATGGGACGGTTTTACAGTTATCTGCTCCTGTTTATGGGCGCCATGCTGGGCATTGCATTGTCGGAAAACATCATCCAGTTGCTGGTATTTTGGGAGCTGACCAGCCTTACCTCCTTCCTGCTCATCAGTTACTGGCAGTTCCGTGCCGACGCCCGCCAGGGGGCACGCATGGCGCTAGCCATTACCGGCGCTGGCGGGCTGGCCCTGCTGGGCGGCTTTATCATGCTGGGCGAGATTACCGGCAGCTATGAGTTGTCGGTGATACTGGCCTCGGGGGATATCATCCGCGCCCATCCGCTCTATTTATCCATGCTGGTCCTGGTGCTGCTGGGGGCCTTTACCAAGTCGGCGCAATTCCCCTTTCACTTCTGGTTACCCAATGCCATGGCCGCGCCAACGCCGGTGTCTGCCTATTTACATTCGGCCACCATGGTCAAGGCCGGCCTGTTTCTGCTGGCGCGGTTGTTCCCGGCCCTGTCAGGCACCCCGGAATGGTCATGGCTAGTCGGTGGCGTGGGCCTGGCGACGTTTCTGGTGGGTGCCTTTTTTGCCCTGTTTCAGCACGACCTCAAGGGGCTGCTGGCCTACTCCACCATCAGTCACCTTGGCCTGATTGCGGTGCTGTTTGGTATCGGCACGCCACTGGCGGCCGTAGCGGGGGTGTTTCACATCATCAACCATGCGATTTTCAAGGCCTCACTGTTCATGGCCGCCGGGATTATCGACCACGAGAGTGGCAGCCGGGACATGCGCAAGCTCAATGGCCTGTGGAAATGCATGCCCCACACCGCGCTGCTGGCCATGGTGGCCGCCGCCGCTATGGCCGGGGTGCCGCTGCTCAACGGCTTCTTGTCCAAGGAAATGTTCTTTGCCGAGGCCGTGAGCGCCGGCACGCACTTTAAACTCGGCTGGATCCTGCCGGCCTTGATCACCCTGGGCGGTATTTTTGCGGTGGCCTATTCGTTTCGTTTCATTCACGATGTGTTCTTCAACGGCGACCCCATCGACCTGCCCAAGATTCCGCACGAGCCACCGCGTTGGATGAAAGTGCCGGTGGAGATGTTGGTGGCGCTGTGTCTGCTGGTGGGCATTCTGCCGGGGCTGACCGTGGAGCCCATATTGCGCATCGCCGCCGCCGGTCTGTTACAGGCCCCGTTACCGGAGTTTGACCTGGCCATCTGGCACGGCTTTAGTGCCGCATTGCTCATGAGTGTGGTGGCCATAGTCGGTGGCGGCATGCTCTATGCCGTACGTAAGCCTCTGTTTGCCCTGCAGGAAAAAAGCGCTGGCCTCCAGGGCAAGGTGCTTTTCGATGCGCTGATCGCGGGCTTGCTGGCCTCGGCGCGCGGCGTCACCCGCCTACTGGATACCGGTAGCCTACAGCGCCTGGTGCTGTTGTTCTTTTGCGCGGTTCTGGTGCTGGGCGTGGCAGGTTACTGGAGCAGTGGCAGCCCGCTCAGCGGCGAACGTGAATTGTTGCCCCTGGACGGCATTAGTCTTATCGCCGTGGTCGGTCTGTTCCTTACAGCCATTGCCACAGTGGTGATGCATCGGCAACGCTTTATCGCACTGGTATTGATTGGCGCCGTCGGCCTGGTGGTCGCGCTGATTTTCGTCAAGTTCTCCGCCCCCGACCTTGCCCTGACCCAACTGTCGGTCGAGATTGTCACCATTGTCCTGCTATTGCTGGCCCTCTATTTTCTACCACAACAACCCGCGCCTGAGTCCGGCCGGACCCGGGTCGTACGCGATGGCGTGGTCGCCACGCTGGTCGGTGGATGTGCCGCCCTGCTGAGCTGGTCGGTGCTCACCCGGCCCTACCAGAGTATTGCCGATTTCTTCCTCGCCAATGCGAAACCTGGCGGTGGCGGCAATAATGTGGTCAATGTCATTCTGGTGGATTTTCGCGGCTACGATACCCTGGGTGAGATTGCCGTGCTGGCGCTGGCCGCGCTGGGTATCTTCGCCATGCTGGAACGACTGCGCCTGCCAGGGCTACAACATGACGGCAAACGCCCCTGGAACTGGGATCTGCATCCGCCGGTCATGGCCTCGCTCACCCGCCTGTTGCTACCCCTGGCCTTACTGGTATCGATATTCATTTTGCTGCGCGGCCATAACCTGCCGGGTGGCGGTTTCATTGCCGGCCTGATTACCGCGATAGCATTGATTATGCAGTACCTGGCCAACGGTGCGGTCTGGACCCAGTCACGTCTGCCGGACAACATGCACCCCACCATTGCCGTGGGCCTGCTCATCGCCACCCTGACCGGGCTGGGCAGCTGGCTGGTGGGACATCCCTTTTTGACCTCCACCTTCACCTACCTGACCTGGCCGCTGGTAGGCAAATTCGAAGTAGCCTCTGCCATGGTCTTCGACCTCGGGGTTTATCTGGTCGTGGTCGGTGCGACGCTGCTGATCCTGATTCACCTCGGCCTGCTGCACGACAGCAGCCACGCCCCGGCAAAAACTGAGGCATCCCACTGATGGAGGCCTTGCTTTCCCTGGTCATTGGCGTGCTTACGGCCTGCGGGGTCTATCTGGCACTGCGCGCCAGGACCTTTCCCGTTGTCCTCGGGCTCACCTTGCTGTCCTACGCCGTAAACCTGTTTCTGTTCAGTATGGGCCGTCTGACCATTGGCCAGCCCCCCATTATTGACGCGGCGGCCGCCGGCTACGCCGATCCTTTACCCCAGGCCCTGGTGCTCACCGCTATTGTGATCAGCTTTGCCATGACGGCCTTTATCATTGTGCTGGCACTCAAGGCCCGCGCCGAGCTGGGGAACGACCACGTCGATGGCAAAGAGGACGACGCATGAATCATCTGGTTTTCGCGCCGGTACTCTTGCCATTGCTCGCCGCTATTCTGCTACTGCTATTGCGCCCGCTTGATCTCGGCCTGCGCCGCTTGTTGAGCCTGTTCGCCGTCGTGGCACAGATCGGCCTGGCTGCGGCGCTACTGCCGGATGTCCATAGTGGCGAAATCCTCACCTACGCCCTCGGTGACTGGGCGCCCCCCTTCGGCATTGTCCTGGTAGCCGACCGACTGGCGGTGTGGATGCTGCTGATTACCGCACTGCTAGCGTTGTTTGCCCTGTTGCATGCCGTGCGTGGCAGTGACAGCAGTGGCCGCCATTTTCATGTCCTGTTCCAGTTACAATTGTTTGGTCTCAACGGCGCCTTTCTCACCGGCGACCTGTTCAACCTGTTTGTCTTTTTCGAAATCCTGCTGCTGGCCTCATACGGGCTGTTGTTGCATGGCGGCGGCCGCCGGCGCACCCGCGCCGGTCTACACTTTGTGGTCATCAACCTCGCCGGTTCAACCCTGTTCCTGTTCGCCGCCGGAACCCTCTATGGAGTGCTCGGCACGCTCAACATGGCCGACCTGGCGCGTCAGGTGGCGACGCTGCCGCCGGAAAATCTCGGCCCGGTCAAGGCCGCCGCTCTGCTGCTGTTCGG of Candidatus Tenderia electrophaga contains these proteins:
- a CDS encoding cation:proton antiporter (subunit A of antiporter complex involved in resistance to high concentrations of Na+, K+, Li+ and/or alkali; in S. meliloti it is known to be involved with K+); the encoded protein is MTLSLFLIVFAGSALTAWVSRFGRLYSAWAAGAVTSLALLQLVWQLPAVFAGETLIERWTWIPSAGLDLVFRIDGLGLLFALLILCIGLLVIFYARYYLSARDCMGRFYSYLLLFMGAMLGIALSENIIQLLVFWELTSLTSFLLISYWQFRADARQGARMALAITGAGGLALLGGFIMLGEITGSYELSVILASGDIIRAHPLYLSMLVLVLLGAFTKSAQFPFHFWLPNAMAAPTPVSAYLHSATMVKAGLFLLARLFPALSGTPEWSWLVGGVGLATFLVGAFFALFQHDLKGLLAYSTISHLGLIAVLFGIGTPLAAVAGVFHIINHAIFKASLFMAAGIIDHESGSRDMRKLNGLWKCMPHTALLAMVAAAAMAGVPLLNGFLSKEMFFAEAVSAGTHFKLGWILPALITLGGIFAVAYSFRFIHDVFFNGDPIDLPKIPHEPPRWMKVPVEMLVALCLLVGILPGLTVEPILRIAAAGLLQAPLPEFDLAIWHGFSAALLMSVVAIVGGGMLYAVRKPLFALQEKSAGLQGKVLFDALIAGLLASARGVTRLLDTGSLQRLVLLFFCAVLVLGVAGYWSSGSPLSGERELLPLDGISLIAVVGLFLTAIATVVMHRQRFIALVLIGAVGLVVALIFVKFSAPDLALTQLSVEIVTIVLLLLALYFLPQQPAPESGRTRVVRDGVVATLVGGCAALLSWSVLTRPYQSIADFFLANAKPGGGGNNVVNVILVDFRGYDTLGEIAVLALAALGIFAMLERLRLPGLQHDGKRPWNWDLHPPVMASLTRLLLPLALLVSIFILLRGHNLPGGGFIAGLITAIALIMQYLANGAVWTQSRLPDNMHPTIAVGLLIATLTGLGSWLVGHPFLTSTFTYLTWPLVGKFEVASAMVFDLGVYLVVVGATLLILIHLGLLHDSSHAPAKTEASH